The Gemmatimonadaceae bacterium region CTCCGGACGTGCTGCAACCTCCAGCGCCGCGAAGGTGATCGACCCGGACGAGATACCGGCGAAGATGCCCTCCTCGCGGGCGAGCCGGCGCGTCATGTCGAACGCCTGCTCGTTCGTCACGCGCACGACCTCGTCGTAGATCGACGTGTCGAGAATCGACGGCACGAACCCCGCCCCGATTCCCTGCTGCTTGTGCGGCGACGGCTGGCCACCGGAGAGCACCGGACTCTCGTTAGGTTCCACGGCGACGATGTGAATACCCGGCTTCTTCTCGCGCAGATACTTCCCGGCGCCGGTGATCGTCCCGCCCGTCCCGACACCAGACACGAAGATGTCCACCTGTCCCGCCGTGTCATTCCAGATCTCGGGACCCGTCGTCTTATAGTGGATCGCCGGGTTCGCCGGGTTGTCGAACTGCCGCATCATCACGCCACGGCTCCCGAGCTCCGCGAGAATCTCCTCGGCCCTGGCCATCGCACCCTTCATCCCCTTCGCCCCCTCCGTGAGGACGACCCGGCATCCGAGCGCGCGGAGCATGTTTCGCCGCTCGAGCGTCATCGTCTCCGGCATCGTGAAAATGCAGTGATAGCCACGCGCGACTGCCGCGTAGGCAATGCCGATGCCGGTGTTACCGCTCGTCGGCTCGACGATGACCATGCCCGGCTTGAGCGCGCCGCGCTGGATCGCGTCGTCGACCATTGCCGCGCCGATACGGTCCTTGACGGAGTTGAACGGATTGTAACCTTCGTGCTTCACGGCGACGCGAGCTGGAAGTCCCTTCGTTAGGCGAGAAAGCTGAACCAGCGGCGTGTTGCCGACGGTCTGAGTGACGTCGGCGAAGATGTGCGTCGTGGGCATGGGAGCAATCCGATAGCGATTCGAGAATGATACTGCGAAGGGCCAGGGGCGTAGGGGCCCTAGGGACTGCTGCCCAACGGTTCGTCCCCTGCCTTCAACTATCGACGCTTCGCGCGTGTCTAGAGGAAAACCCCACCGAGCCAACGTCATGCTCTCCGACCTTCGTTCCGCCGCGCGCGGGCTGCTCCGCACCCCCACCGTTGCTATCGCCGGCGTGCTCTGTCTCGCGCTCGGCATCGGTGCCACCGCCGCCATCTCCAGCGCCATCAGCCGAGCACTCTTTCAGTCGCTCCCTTTCCGCGAGCCAGCCCGACTCGTCGCCGTCCATCGAACGACGCCGCATTCCGGGCCGCTCGGCACCTGGCCGATGTCGGCGCCGAACTACATGGACTTGGCGCGGACCACGCGGCGGGTCGAGGGATTGGCGGCGTTCGGTTTCGGGACGGCCCTCGTGACGCTTCCATCAGAGGCGATCCAGGCGAGCCAGGTGTACGTCACTGGCAACTTCTTCAACACCCTGGGCGCGCGCGCCGCACTCGGCCGTCTCATCGTTCCGGACGACGATCATGTCGGAGAGGCGCCGGTCGCGGTCGTGAGTTACGAGTTCTGGCAATCGAAGCTGGGCGCTGAGCCTTCGATCGTTGGTCGAACGTTTCCCATCGACGGTTTGTCGACGACGATCATTGGGATCGCTCCGCCGGATTTTCACGTGCCGCACGGATTCAACGTCGTGCGCGCGGACCTCTGGATGCCGATTCAGTTCACGGCGGCGCAGCTCGCCGACGGACAGCGCCGGAGCAACTTCCTGCTGGTATTCGGTCGCCTAACGACCGGTGCAACGCCGATGTCCGCACAGGCGGAGCTCCAGGCGATTTTCGGCGCCATCGTCGCGGAGAATCCGGTACTGCGCGGCGAAGACGTTCGCGTTGCTCCGTTACAAGCGGAGAACGTCGCGGCCGTGCGGACGCCGCTGCTCCTTCTGTTCGGTGCGGTCGGCATGGTGCTTCTGATTGCGGCGACGAACGTCGCGGCACTTCTGCTCGCGCGTGGCGTGCAGCGCCGTCGTGAGATCGCGGTTCGTACGGCACTCGGTGCGAGCCGCTGGGCGACCATGCGAACGGCGTTCGTTGAGAGTTTGCTCATCACGGGCCTCGGCGTGCTCATCGGACTGGGACTCGCCGTCGGCGGCGTGCGCACGATTGGAGCGCTGGCCGGCGCACGCATTCCGCAGCTCGCGGGCCTCAGTGTGGACGCACGCGTCATTCTCTTTGCGGTCGGGCTTTCATGTGTCGTCGCCCTGGTATGCGGCGTGCTGCCAGCCTGGCGCAGCGCTGCCGTCGATCCAGCGGACGCGCTGCGCGGCGGGCGCGGCGGCGGCGCGGGACGCGAGCAACATCGAGCACTGCGCACACTCGTCGTTTTCGAGATCGCGCTCTCACTCGTGCTGCTCATCGGCGCCGGGTTGACGCTCAAGGGATTCGCGGGGTTGCTCGGCAACGACCCGGGATTCGAGACGGCACACGTGCTCACCCTGCGTGTGACGACGTCGCCGGCTCGTTATGCAAAGCAGCCGGCGGCGCTCGCCTTTCTCGAGCCCGCGCTCGACGCCATTCGCGCCCTCCCGGGTGTCGAGAGCGCCGGGTCGATCGATCTGATGCCCTACGTCAATTGGGGCAGCAACTCGAACATTCGCTACGAAGGCCAGTCAAAAGGCGACCCCACGCGTTTGCCGATCGTCGAAGGGCGCCGCGTTTCGCCGAGCTTCTTCAGTGTGACCGGGCAGCGCCTGCTCGCGGGACGGCTCCTTCTACCCTCCGACGACGCCGGCCCGTCGGCGCCGCCCGTGGTCGTGGTGAATCAGGCACTCGTCGATCGCGACCTCAATGGGATCGACCCGATCGGCAAGCGGTTCTACCTGACCGACACGACGTTTGCGACAATCGTTGGCGTTGTTTCGAATATTCGCAACTTCGGCCCGGTCGCTCCGCCGGCTCCCGAGATGTACTGGACATATTTGCAAAACGGTCAGACGAGTCTCTTCTCGCTGATGATTCGCGTCCGTCGCGGCGACCCGGCGGCGATCGCGCCGTCGGTGCGCGCCGCGATCCGCTCGATCGACCCAACCGCGGCCGTCGCCAGCGTGCTTCCGATGCAGGACGTCATCGCCTCGAGCCTCGGTCAACCGCGGTTCTATCTCAGCCTCCTCGGCGCGTTCGCCGTGGTGGCGCTCGTGCTCGCGATCGCGGGACTTTACGGCGTGTTGAGCTACGCCGTGGCGCAGCGAACGCGCGAGCTGGGCATTCGTGCGGCACTCGGCAGCTCTGCTCCGGCTCTCATGAGGCTCATGACGGTCGAGGGGCTGCGTCTCGTGGTGACCGGCCTCGTCCTCGGGTCGTTAGGCGGCGTTGGGCTCACGCAGTTCATCAGCTTCGCCCTGTACGGAGTGAGTCCACTCGATGCGACAACCTGGCTGCTTTCCGTGTTGTTGATGTTCGTCGCCGGTCTGCTCGCGACCCTCGTTCCGGCGCTGCGTGCGACGCGCGTCAGTCCGCTGATCGCGATTCAGGCGGAGTAATCGGCGAGCGAGCGCCGCATGCGCGATGTCTGGAGCTCGACGCCGTCCGGCATCTTGACGGCGCCGCGCTCCACGACGGTGAAGCCGAGGGTGGCGTACAGCTGCTCGCCAGGCAGCGTCGCCGTGAGCTCGAGGTCGCGAAAACCGGCGGCGCTCGCCGCTGTTGAGCATTCGTGAAATAGGAGCCGGCCGATCCCGCGCCGCGACCAGCGCGGGTGGACGAAGAACGCCCGGAGACGCGCGGGCGACACGCGCGGATCGATCAGGGGATCGTCGCCGTGCTTTGCTTGATCGCCGCCGTGCAATGTCTCACGCTGGCTCCAGCCGCCGCAGGCGACGACCTCGTCGCCGATATCGGCGACGTAGTACGTGCCATCGGCGATGAGCTGGCTGTCCGGGCCGAACAGGTGGCGCAGCGCACTGTCGATTTGTTGGGGCGTATAGAGTGGCTCACTCAAGCCGCGCACCGACGCGTCGATGAGGGCACGGATCGCCGGCACATCGGCAGGCGTCGCCTGACGAAAGCGAGGCGTCGGCTGACCGCGAATGGCGGCAGCGAGAAGAGGCGACGTCGCGAGTATCGCGAGCGGAATCGGCGGCGGCGGTGGCGTGTCGTCGCGCGGGACGAGCGGTCGCTCGAACCACCCCACGTCGTGCCATCGATCGAGTTTGAATCCCACGCTGCGGAAGATGCCAACCGGTGTGAAGCCAAGGCTCCGATGGAAGCCTTTACTCGCGGCGTTGGGCAGTGTGATCCCAGCGTAGGCGTTGCGGTAGCCCTGCAAGACGAGCACGCGAAAGAGCGCCTCGTAGAGAGAGCGCGCGATGCCGCGCCGCTGCCTGTCTTCGGCGACGTACGCCGACACTTCGACGGACCATTGGTACGCAGCGCGAGCCCGATGTGGGCCGCCGTACGCGTAGCCGACGACGCGGCCATCCTCGTCCTCGACGAGCCATGGAAAGCGATCGAGCGTCCTGGCGATCCGCGTACTCATCTCGCTGGCGTCGGGCGGGTCGAGCTCGAAGGACGTCGCTTGCTCGGTGACCGCGGGCCGATAGATCGCGGCAACGCGCGAAGCATCTGCGGGCTGTGCCAGGCGGATCATCTATCAAATGTACGTTTGGCTGTCGGCCCGGCGAGGGGATGCGTTGGTTGTCAGCTCAGGTCCGCTGTCCGCGGAATTCCTCCAGGCATGCCCCAGCACCACCAGTCAGGCCGTTTTTGAAGTTCTGAACTCGCTGCTCGCGCGTGCCGTGGCCGACACGCTCCATGCGCGCGAGAATGCGTTGATCGACCCGGTCGTTGCCCGTGAGCTGTGGTGTCGGATCGCCGGCGCTCGACATCCCGAACTCCGCCTCCTCGACGTCGCCCTGCTCGAGTGATCCGTCTCCCTTCGCGTGCAGGGTGAACGCTCCCGCGAGACAATCTGCCGTCGCCTCGTTGTCGTACGACATGCGATAGCTGTGACCAAGCTGCATCGCGACCGCGTGTCCCATCTCGTGCGCGATGATGCCCAGGCCGGCCATGTCGCCGTCGGTCCCGAGTGCCTGGGCTGCCTCCTTCACCTGGCCCGCGACGAAGACGTCGTCGAAGTAGATCGTGTTGTTCGCGGCGCAGTACTCCGCATTCTCCGGCATGAGGTAGCCGCAGGGCGTACGAATGCGCATGCGATAGCGCGCCACGCCCGGCGCAGCGAAGTGCTCACCGATCTGCTTGAAGTCCGCGCTCCACATGGACACGAGCGCGTCGTAGACCGCCCAGATCTTCTGATTCGAGGCGTCGACCTCCTGCGAGGTGACGTCGGTTGTCGGCGAAGTCGTCGGGCTCGGCTCGGCGTCGAGCCTGGTTCCACAAACTGCCAAAGCGAGCGCGACGAGACCACCACGGATTGCCGTTGTTGGTCTCATGGCCAATTGCCTCCGCGCTTACTACCCCATGCGGCAACATGGGTTGCAGCCGAGCCTGCCCGCTCTCAGGGCTTCGCCTTCCCAGCTTGTGTCGCCGCCGGGTGCTCGAGCGCGTCGAGCTTCTTCAACGTCTCCTTCGACACCGGCTGACCGACGCGCACGGCCACGTCGCGCGCCATCCGGAACTGCGCCCGTGCAGCCGCGCTGTCGCCGAGGGCGAGCAAGCCGTCACCCAAACTGTCGTAGACGTTAGGCGAATCGGGATAGCTCGCGACGTTCTTGCGGAAGACCCACACCGCGACCTTCGGCATCTTGAAGAACTGAAGGAGACCATAGCCCCAGCTGTTCATCTGCACTTCGGGGAAACGATCGGGCAGACCGAGACTCCTCGCGCCGCGCACGTAGGTCTCTTCGGTCTCGGTCAGCGCCTTCACGATGGTGGCCGAATCACTGTTCGGGCCAAGCTGCTGCATCGGCGAGCGGGCAAGCGAGATGGGCTCGTAGACGAATCGGATACCGTCGACCAGACTCGGCTCCGGCGTTAGGCCGTGCGTGTTCTCCGGATAATACTGCGACGCGAAGGCAAGCGTCGCCGGCTTGATCGAATCCAACCGGCTCACGAAGTACTTCGTGGTGACGGCGATTGGCGGCTCGAGTCCACCGCTCGTCGCAAAGAGCCGCGTCGTCATCGGCGTCTTCGCAATCGCGGTTGCGTACTCGCGCGCGGGAAGCGAGTCGTTCCACCAGAGCGATGGACTCATCGCGACGATTCCACTGAAGGTGTTCGGTCGCGATGCGGCGACGTCGAGCGCGAAGAGACCGCCGAACGAGTGACCGGCGAGCACCGTCGACGGCAACGTCCGGTACTTCGACCGCACGCGAGGCAACACTTCATCCAGGATGAAGTCCGCGAAGGCCTTGGCGCCGCCAGCCGTGGGAAAGTTCTTGGCCGTGGCGCCGGTCGCGGGCGGGGTCATGTCGTGCGATCGGTCTTTGCCGTTCACGACGCCGACGATGAGCATATCTGGAATCGCCGCGCGATTCGCGAGAAACGCCACGTTCGCGACCGCAGCGGCGAACTGGGGCTGGTCGTCCGCATCGAGCAGGACGAGCACCGGATAGCTCTGCTTGGAGGTGCTGTAGTTAGGCGGCGTGGCGATGAAGAGCGTACGCTCTTCGTTCAGCTTCGACGAATGGAGTGAGTCGCGAACCCAGGGTGACGATCCGCCGCCGTTCTGGGCACGTGCTGTTGAGGCGAAGAGACCGACGAGAGCAATCGCGCGCAGGACTCGCATGGGCGTACGACTCCACGAGGATGTGAATGGATGGCGGGCGCCCCATAGTGGTTCTCGCGGCGCGCTTCGTCCAGTCTCGTCCGAACGTGGTGCCGCCGGCTCGTCAGTTCACGCGGCGATACGTTCGCGGAAAGATCCCTGGACTCCCGTAGGTAATCGTGAGGGCACGAGGGCCGAACCGGCCCGTTTCGGATGGCGGCTGGACTTCGACGTGGGCGCATAGCGCCCCGGGCGGGCAAGGAGCCGGGGAAAAGGTCAGCACGCCGTCGTGCCAGTTGTATAAACGCGCATACGACGCGTGCGAGACACTCGGACCCAGCTGCGCGGTTTCATGATGTTCGACTTGTCCCGAGGCTCTGTCGTCTCGGGAGAGGAAGACGAGTGTATCGGCGATCAGAACCGCACCTGACGGAATAGTGCCGGCGACGGCCGGCACAGGGGCGCCGCCGACACTCTCGAGAACGAACGCGGTTCCAGCGGTTACTGGCTCCGTCACTCCCTGACAGCTGACGATGACGGCGATTGAAATCGCCGCCAAGAGTGCCCGAACTGTGATTCGACGTCTCATGACCGCCCAACCATACAACAATAGACAACGGTCACTGATGTGTCGGCACCCTGACCGAGCTCAGACCTCGAGGTGGTCCCCCTCCTTCGCCGTCACCGCGTACAGGACCGGCATCAGGAACACGCTGATGAGTAATCGCGAGAATAACCCACCGACGATCACGAGTGCGAACGGCTTCTGCGTATCGGATCCCACGCCCGTCGATAGGGCCGCCGGGAGCAAGCCTAACGCGGCAACGAGTGCCGTCATCATGATCGGCCGCAACCGCAGCACTGCCGCCGTGCGCGTCGCCTCGGCGATGCCGAAGCCTTCCAGTCGCAACTCGTTCGCGTACGAGATGTAGACCACCGCCGTCTGCACCGAGACCCCGAATAGCGCCAGGAATCCGATCATCGACGACACGGAAAGCGGCGTCCCCGTGAGCGCGAGCACGACCAGCCCGCCTAACGGCGCGGAGAGGATCACGCCGACCACCGTAATGAACGGGAACTTGAAGTTGTGGTAGAGCACGAACAGGATCGCGAAGATCAGAATCACGGTCAGTGGCAGCACAACGTTGATCTGGCTGCGTGACGCGGTGTACTCCTCGTATTCGCCGCCCCAACGAATCGAATAACCGGTCGGCATCTTCACCTGCTGCTCGACCTTTCCTCGCGCCTCGCGCACGGCGCTCGCCAGATCGCGGCCCTCGACCGAGTACTGGACACCGATGTACCGCGAGTTGTCCTGGCGATAGATGAACGACGCGCCGTTCGCGACCTGCACGTCCGCCACCTGACGCAGCGGGATCTGCGCGCCGCTCGCCGTCGTGACGAGAATGTTCCCGATCTCGTCCGGCGTCTCGCGGAACTGCGGCTGGAGCCGCACGACGAGATCGAACGTGCGCTCACCTTGGACGACCTGCGTGGCCGCCGAGCCGCCGACGGCGGCGTCGATCAGGCCGTTGAGGTCGGAGACGTTGAGGCCGTAGCGCGCCATCTTCGCGCGATCGGCGGTGATCGTTAGGCTCGGTTGTCCGAGCTCTTGCACGAGCGTCACATGATCGATGCCGCGCACCGACTCGAGCACCCTCTTGATCTCGCGGCCCTTGCCCTCGAGCAACGCGAGGTCTGTGCCGAAGATCTTCACGTCGAGAGAACTCTTGAGTCCCGTGAGGGCCTCGTCGACCGCGTCTTCCGCGGGCTGAGTATAGTTGAACGTGATTCCGGGGAACGCCGAGAGCTTGCGTTGGATCGCGTCGATCAGCTCGTCCTTGTCCTTGTAGGGACCCGTCCAGTCCTTGTATTGCTTAAGGCCGACGTAGAACTCGGCGTTGAAGAATCCCGTCGGATCGGTGCCGTCATCGGGCCGGCCATGCTCCGAGGCAACCACCGTCACCGGCGAAAAGGACGACAGAATCTGCCGGATCTGCGGCACGAGCCGCGACGACTCCTCGAAAGAGATCGTGTAGGGCATCGTCGCGCGCACCCAGAGGGCGCCCTCGTCGAGCTTCGGCATGAACTCACCGCCGAGCGAGAACATGATCAGGATCGACAGAGCGAACAAGGCAACGGAAACGCCAATCGTTAGGCGAGTGCGCGCCAGACACCAGTCGAGGCCGCCCTGATATTTGTCCCGAATCCACTCGAATGCCGCGTTGCGCCGTTCTTTCACGCCACCCCGTAACGCGACCATGCAGAGCACGGGAATCACCGTCAGCGTGAAGAGCAGCGAGCCAAGCAACGCATAGATCGTCGTGTCGGCCATCGGTTCGAACAGCTTGCCCGAAGCGCCCGACAGAGCATAGATCGGCAGGAACGCGGCGACGATCACCGCGATCGCGTAGAAGATCGGCCGGTCGACCTCCGACGCCGCATCCATGATGACCTCGATCAGACGGTAGTCCGTGCCGTGCCGCCGCGCGAGATGTCGATGGATGTTCTCGACCATGACCACAGCGCCGTCGACGATGATGCCAAAATCGATGGCGCCGATCGACAGGAGATTGGCCGGTATATGACGCAGGTCGAGACAGATGAAGGCAAAGAAGAGCGACAGCGGTATCGTGACGGCCACGATCAAACCCGACCGCACATCGTACAGGAAGAAGATGAGGACGATGACGACCAGCACGATGCCGCGCAGCAGATTGTCCTCGACCGTGCGCGTCGTGAGCGCGATCAGCTCGCTGCGATCGTAGAAAGCATGGACCTTCACGTCCTTCGGTAACACGTTCGCATTCAGCTTCGCCGTCATCGCCTCGACGCCCTTGAGCACCGTCTGCGCTTGCTCGCCGGTGCGCATGAGCACAACGCCTTCGACGGCATCGTTGTTCGTCTGATAGCCGAACTGCCCCAGGCGCGGCGCATGGCCAATGACAACGTCGCCGATATCCCGCACGAGAATCGGAGCGCTGTTCTTCACCGCGAGCACGATGTTGCCGATGTCGTCCAACGTCACGACCCGGCCGAGCCCGCGCACATAGAAGAATTGGCCGCCCTCGGAATAGAAGCCGCCGCCCGCGTTCCCGTTGTTGGCGCCTAACGCGTCGGCGACGTTCTGCACAGAGAGACCCGCGCCGGCGAGCTTGTTCGGATCGACGAGCACCTGGTACTGCATCGTCTCACCGCCGAGCGACGACATGTCGGCGACGCCGGGCACTGACTTGTACGCCTTCTCGAGTACCCAGTCCTGCAGGACCTTGAGCTCCATCGCGCTCCGGTCCGCGCTCTCGAGCACATATCGGTAGACGAGCCCCGAGGGCGAGAAGAGCGGAGACATCCCCGGACTCACGCCGTCAGGAAGATCGGCGTCGCCAAATCGCTCGAATACCTGCTGCCGCGCGAAGTACGGGTCGGTACCGTCGCGGAAAGTGACTCGGACATTCGACAGTCCGTACAGCGAGATGGAGCGCGTCACCGTGAGGCCTGGAAGTCCGTTCATCGCGACCTCGAGCGGCACCGTGATCAAACGCTCAACTTCCTCGGCCGCGTGGCCGGGCCACTGAGTCGTGATCTCAACCAGCGGCGGGGACACGTCGGGATACGCATCGACCGGCAATCGCAGGAAGGACCAGATGCCGACGCCGATGATCGCGAAGCCCAACAGCGCCACGAGGAGCGGCTGCTTCAGCGAGGCCCCGACGAGGCGATGGATCGCGCCCTTGGTATCGCGAGCGTGCTCGGGAACGGCCTTTCGAGACGGACGCCGACGCGGGCCCTCAGCGCTTTCGTCGATCTCGGGATGCGCCTCGGTGCTCACTGGCTCTCCGCAAACTGAAGGAAGAGCGCGCCCTCGGACACGACCTTGTCGCCCGGAGCGATGCCGGACGCCACCTCGTATCGGTCGGCGACGCGAGAGCCAAGCGTGATCCGCCGCCGTTCGAACGAGCCGTTCGGCGCGGCGACGTACACGAACGGAAGGTTCTCCTCGTCGCGCAGTACCGACGTTGTCGGGACCAACAATCCTGTGTGCTCGTGATTGGCGTGAATACCGACGTGCACGAACATGTCTCGCCGCAGCACGTGATTGAGGTTCGGCACGAGCACGCGCACTCCGATCGCCTTGCTCGTTGGATCGACGAGCGCGGCCACATAATCGACGCGCCCCTGGAGCGGCGACGTCGACGCATCGGTGATGACATCCACCGGCTCGCCGACCGTTACGTCCTTCACGTCCGACGGAAACACGTTCGCGAGTACCCACATCGTCGAGAGATCGGCGATCGTGAAGCACGGCGTCGTCCCCGCTTGCAGCAGCTGCCCGGGACTGATCAGCTTCTCGACGACCGTTCCATCGATGGGCGCGCGAATGGTGGCTTGAAGCGGCTCCGTCGTCGGCTTGTTTTCGCGGATCGCGTCGATCTGCGGCTCCTGAACGCCTAACGCACGCATCTGCTGGATGGCCGCCTCACGATCCGCAGCCGCGCCCGACGCATCGGTCTGCGCCTGCTCGAGATCGCGCCGAGCGATCGCGTCGTTCTTGAACAACTGCTCATCGAGATCGGCGATGCGCTTCAAGTTGCGAAACGCGCTCTCGGCTTTGCGATAGCTCGCGACCGCCGTCGCGAAGTCGGGCGACGACACCGTCGCCAGCGCGTCGTCCTTTTTCACGACGGCGCCGGGGTTCACGAGGATCTGGAGCGCCGGCCCGGAAATCGGTGAGAGCACCGGCGTCGATCGATCGCCGTTGAAGGCCACGGTCCCGGTCGCCTCGAGCGTCGGGCGGAAGGGCGTGTTCTGCACCGTCACCAGGTGAATTCGCGCTCGCTGCTCGGGCGTCAGCGCGAGCGCGCCGGTTCGTCCATTCGACGAATCCGCAGGATGAGCGGAGCCATTGCTCGAGCAGGCTGCCAGCGAAGCGAGGAGCAGCAGCTGCGGCTGTGACAGAATGAATCGGGGACGCATGTCTAACGAGATCCAGGAACGAGCGTTGTCAGGGGAACACCGAGCGCGCGCTCGAGATCGGCGCGGGCGATGTTGGCCGACGCCAGCGCGTCGGCGAGTTGGCCTTCGGCATCGAGCAACGTGCGCCGCGCATCGAGCACCTCGAGCGCGGACGAACCGCCTAACGAATAGCTCACCGACGCGACGCGAAATGCCTCGCGCGCTGACGGCACCAGTTGATCGCGCAGGAACAAGACCTGTCGCATCGACGTGCTGGCGGTGGCATACGCAGTCCGCACGTCCTGAGTCACCTGCGCCCGGAGGTCGCGGTACGATGCGTCGAGCTCCTGCTCGTGATGCTTCGATTCGGCGATCTCACCCTGGCTGTGCTGCCAGAAAAAGACGGGCAATGGTAGAGCGATGCCGGTCGAGTACACCGGTGCTCCGGGCTGGGTGTAGTCGCGCGTGACGCCGAAGGTGAAATCGGGAATCCAGAATTGGCGCAGCAGATTCGTGTTCGCGTGCGCGCCGTATTGCTCGCTGGCGAGCTGTGTGATCTCGGGGCGATTTTGGAGCGCCGTCTGTTCGATGGTCGTGGAATCGGGCAGCGGATCCGGCAA contains the following coding sequences:
- a CDS encoding ABC transporter permease, with amino-acid sequence MLSDLRSAARGLLRTPTVAIAGVLCLALGIGATAAISSAISRALFQSLPFREPARLVAVHRTTPHSGPLGTWPMSAPNYMDLARTTRRVEGLAAFGFGTALVTLPSEAIQASQVYVTGNFFNTLGARAALGRLIVPDDDHVGEAPVAVVSYEFWQSKLGAEPSIVGRTFPIDGLSTTIIGIAPPDFHVPHGFNVVRADLWMPIQFTAAQLADGQRRSNFLLVFGRLTTGATPMSAQAELQAIFGAIVAENPVLRGEDVRVAPLQAENVAAVRTPLLLLFGAVGMVLLIAATNVAALLLARGVQRRREIAVRTALGASRWATMRTAFVESLLITGLGVLIGLGLAVGGVRTIGALAGARIPQLAGLSVDARVILFAVGLSCVVALVCGVLPAWRSAAVDPADALRGGRGGGAGREQHRALRTLVVFEIALSLVLLIGAGLTLKGFAGLLGNDPGFETAHVLTLRVTTSPARYAKQPAALAFLEPALDAIRALPGVESAGSIDLMPYVNWGSNSNIRYEGQSKGDPTRLPIVEGRRVSPSFFSVTGQRLLAGRLLLPSDDAGPSAPPVVVVNQALVDRDLNGIDPIGKRFYLTDTTFATIVGVVSNIRNFGPVAPPAPEMYWTYLQNGQTSLFSLMIRVRRGDPAAIAPSVRAAIRSIDPTAAVASVLPMQDVIASSLGQPRFYLSLLGAFAVVALVLAIAGLYGVLSYAVAQRTRELGIRAALGSSAPALMRLMTVEGLRLVVTGLVLGSLGGVGLTQFISFALYGVSPLDATTWLLSVLLMFVAGLLATLVPALRATRVSPLIAIQAE
- the cysK gene encoding cysteine synthase A; translation: MPTTHIFADVTQTVGNTPLVQLSRLTKGLPARVAVKHEGYNPFNSVKDRIGAAMVDDAIQRGALKPGMVIVEPTSGNTGIGIAYAAVARGYHCIFTMPETMTLERRNMLRALGCRVVLTEGAKGMKGAMARAEEILAELGSRGVMMRQFDNPANPAIHYKTTGPEIWNDTAGQVDIFVSGVGTGGTITGAGKYLREKKPGIHIVAVEPNESPVLSGGQPSPHKQQGIGAGFVPSILDTSIYDEVVRVTNEQAFDMTRRLAREEGIFAGISSGSITFAALEVAARPENAGKLIVSIIADFGERYLSHPVYTELPEPDDAALGLAEPVHA
- a CDS encoding neutral zinc metallopeptidase; protein product: MRPTTAIRGGLVALALAVCGTRLDAEPSPTTSPTTDVTSQEVDASNQKIWAVYDALVSMWSADFKQIGEHFAAPGVARYRMRIRTPCGYLMPENAEYCAANNTIYFDDVFVAGQVKEAAQALGTDGDMAGLGIIAHEMGHAVAMQLGHSYRMSYDNEATADCLAGAFTLHAKGDGSLEQGDVEEAEFGMSSAGDPTPQLTGNDRVDQRILARMERVGHGTREQRVQNFKNGLTGGAGACLEEFRGQRT
- a CDS encoding alpha/beta hydrolase-fold protein, encoding MRVLRAIALVGLFASTARAQNGGGSSPWVRDSLHSSKLNEERTLFIATPPNYSTSKQSYPVLVLLDADDQPQFAAAVANVAFLANRAAIPDMLIVGVVNGKDRSHDMTPPATGATAKNFPTAGGAKAFADFILDEVLPRVRSKYRTLPSTVLAGHSFGGLFALDVAASRPNTFSGIVAMSPSLWWNDSLPAREYATAIAKTPMTTRLFATSGGLEPPIAVTTKYFVSRLDSIKPATLAFASQYYPENTHGLTPEPSLVDGIRFVYEPISLARSPMQQLGPNSDSATIVKALTETEETYVRGARSLGLPDRFPEVQMNSWGYGLLQFFKMPKVAVWVFRKNVASYPDSPNVYDSLGDGLLALGDSAAARAQFRMARDVAVRVGQPVSKETLKKLDALEHPAATQAGKAKP
- a CDS encoding CusA/CzcA family heavy metal efflux RND transporter, producing the protein MSTEAHPEIDESAEGPRRRPSRKAVPEHARDTKGAIHRLVGASLKQPLLVALLGFAIIGVGIWSFLRLPVDAYPDVSPPLVEITTQWPGHAAEEVERLITVPLEVAMNGLPGLTVTRSISLYGLSNVRVTFRDGTDPYFARQQVFERFGDADLPDGVSPGMSPLFSPSGLVYRYVLESADRSAMELKVLQDWVLEKAYKSVPGVADMSSLGGETMQYQVLVDPNKLAGAGLSVQNVADALGANNGNAGGGFYSEGGQFFYVRGLGRVVTLDDIGNIVLAVKNSAPILVRDIGDVVIGHAPRLGQFGYQTNNDAVEGVVLMRTGEQAQTVLKGVEAMTAKLNANVLPKDVKVHAFYDRSELIALTTRTVEDNLLRGIVLVVIVLIFFLYDVRSGLIVAVTIPLSLFFAFICLDLRHIPANLLSIGAIDFGIIVDGAVVMVENIHRHLARRHGTDYRLIEVIMDAASEVDRPIFYAIAVIVAAFLPIYALSGASGKLFEPMADTTIYALLGSLLFTLTVIPVLCMVALRGGVKERRNAAFEWIRDKYQGGLDWCLARTRLTIGVSVALFALSILIMFSLGGEFMPKLDEGALWVRATMPYTISFEESSRLVPQIRQILSSFSPVTVVASEHGRPDDGTDPTGFFNAEFYVGLKQYKDWTGPYKDKDELIDAIQRKLSAFPGITFNYTQPAEDAVDEALTGLKSSLDVKIFGTDLALLEGKGREIKRVLESVRGIDHVTLVQELGQPSLTITADRAKMARYGLNVSDLNGLIDAAVGGSAATQVVQGERTFDLVVRLQPQFRETPDEIGNILVTTASGAQIPLRQVADVQVANGASFIYRQDNSRYIGVQYSVEGRDLASAVREARGKVEQQVKMPTGYSIRWGGEYEEYTASRSQINVVLPLTVILIFAILFVLYHNFKFPFITVVGVILSAPLGGLVVLALTGTPLSVSSMIGFLALFGVSVQTAVVYISYANELRLEGFGIAEATRTAAVLRLRPIMMTALVAALGLLPAALSTGVGSDTQKPFALVIVGGLFSRLLISVFLMPVLYAVTAKEGDHLEV
- a CDS encoding arsinothricin resistance N-acetyltransferase ArsN1 family B, translating into MIRLAQPADASRVAAIYRPAVTEQATSFELDPPDASEMSTRIARTLDRFPWLVEDEDGRVVGYAYGGPHRARAAYQWSVEVSAYVAEDRQRRGIARSLYEALFRVLVLQGYRNAYAGITLPNAASKGFHRSLGFTPVGIFRSVGFKLDRWHDVGWFERPLVPRDDTPPPPPIPLAILATSPLLAAAIRGQPTPRFRQATPADVPAIRALIDASVRGLSEPLYTPQQIDSALRHLFGPDSQLIADGTYYVADIGDEVVACGGWSQRETLHGGDQAKHGDDPLIDPRVSPARLRAFFVHPRWSRRGIGRLLFHECSTAASAAGFRDLELTATLPGEQLYATLGFTVVERGAVKMPDGVELQTSRMRRSLADYSA